The nucleotide sequence GTGGGGTTGAAATCTCCACTCAGTGTTGAATAAATTGAGAAGATTGTTTCAGCCTGTAACATGGCGTGCAAAATAGGATGGAAGTGTTGGAAAGGTCCAGTGTGTGTGAAGATAGCTGACGTGCTGATTGCTGTTTTCAAAATGTCTATGTGGAATAAATTGCAGGTCATCGAAGACTGAATGTTGGACAAATAGTTTGACAACACAGGAGGTACAGAGGCACCATTCGATGTGGTCAGCTTTCATGTAGAAACTGATTCAATGTCTGCAGAATTCTACAAATGAGGAAAGTAGGGGGACCAAGAATAGACATTTGAAGGGCATCGGAGGTAACGGGATGTGAAAGGTCATTATTGGGGGGTCTTTTGGTTGAAATTTGATGCATTTGCACTGAACTGAACAGTAGAGGAGATGGCTAGTGTGGTAGGAATAATGAACTTGCATAAAATGTGATAAAGTgttaaataaaaacacaaaatgttggaaatactcaggtcaggctgcatctgtggagagaaacaaagttgagAATGAAAATTGCGGAGGTGCTGGCCATAATCCTCTGACTTCTCTAGATTCTggggaggtgccggaggactggaatTGCAAATATTACACCATTGTTCCAAAAAGGTCGTAAGGATAGCCCCAGCAATTATGGACCAGTCAATTTAACACGAGTGGTGGTCAAGCTTCTGGAAACAATTATTAGCGATAGAATTAGTGGTCACATTGAAAACTGTAAGTTGATTAGGAAGATCCAGCACGGATTTCGAAAGGGGAAGTCATGTTTAacaaacttgctggagttttctgAAGAGACAACAGAAAGAGTCAATGAGGTAATGCTGTTgaagtggtgtacatggactttcaaaaggcattcgatGCAGTGCCATGCAACTGACTTGAGAAAATTGTTATaggtcatggaataaaagggtagTAACAacctggatacaaaattggctgaacaaTAAGAAACAGAGGAATGGTCAATGGAAATATTTCAGGCTtgaaggtttgtagtggtgttctCAGTGGGCCCATGCTTTTCCTgatagatatataataatgatCTAGAACTTGGTGtacagagaacaattacaaagtTTGAGAAtggtacaaaacttggaagtattgtaaactgtgaggaggacagtagaacctcaaaaggacatagacaagttggtagaGTAGAcatgtaggtagcagatgaagtTAAATGCAGAGAAGTGAAGTAATGCATTCTGTTAGgaggaacatggagagacaatataacatTTGTACGGTATTacgggagcagagggacctgtgtgtatatccatagaatctgcagtgcaggaggacgccattcggcccatcaggtttgcaccgaccctccgaaagagcaacctacttaggCTCaattccccataatcccacctaaccacaCCTGTGCAtatatcattgaaggtggcaggacaggtggcgaGAGCAGTTTTCCTGGGCTTTACTAATGGCTAGTGTGGTAAGAATACCAAGATAGAGTCCATATTCTCAATTTGCGCTCAGGACGCAgttgcggaacaccgccaaacagatgagacgaCGATACTACACCACCTAtagcacaccaagaacaggaagcttgagaaactctgcATCACCACCAGCtgcaaccaagcctcccctggtaccacagtagaaaacaatacagggaaatctgttgtcaacttgtcggactacacctttcaaccagacgaaattgatgtcctcagcagagggctcaatttctgcaccaccaccaaaatggaccccatcagtctcgcggcagacacggaggaattcatcaggctaATGAGGGtccgggagttcttccacagatcacaagaggccgacagcgagcCCGGAatcggaacagcagaccgagagatctgcggtgtgGCAatcgaagaggaaagagtcgaattggacccctccagaaggctgctgccctagactcgacatgtacgCTCAAGCCGTGGTCTCatgaccaaccgcaacatcgtcatcacaccagcagacaaaggcaggaccGCCGTCATACTGAACTGAACTGACTACTGCCccaaaacagcgctggagagtctcctgctgcacctgcacccactgcctccattcctcgaggcctccgccggccgccatcttgattttcttcccccgctttttcttaggtgCTGCctccgctattttgctggccccactcctggtcaagaccatagaccactggggatctgcTGCAGACACCTGTCCACGTCGGGAActgtcgagcaagtaccgctgggggcccttaaaagagcccaaaagtccgttcctggcggaagctgccgaacgtgcggcttagctccgcatagccgcaaccggaagtcgccatggcaatctctgcaagacatgccagatcatcaacatgggtaccaccattgcatgtgagaacaccacccaccaggaccgcgatacatactcgtgtgactcggccatcgttgcctacctcatacgctgcaggaaaggatgaccTGAAGCAtgttacattggcgagaccatgcagatgctgcgacaacggatgaacggacgtCACGTGGcactcaccaggcaggaatgttcccttccagccggggaacacttcagcctctgatctccgggtaagcgttctccaaggcagccttcaggacttgCGACAATGTAAAATTACCGagtagaaacttatagccaagttctgcactcatgagtacggcctcaaccgggacctgggattcatgttgcattacattcacccccaccatctggcctgggcttgcaaaatcctaccaactgttcaggcttgagacaattcacacctctttaacctgggattacccctctctctggatctgtaaagatttatttacctgcaaatgctcgcattcaaagtatcgtcttgcatctttgaccttgtctatatatatatgtttctggaacctatctcttcattcacatgaggaaggagcagtgctccgaaagctagtgatttgaaacaaacctgttggactttaacatggtgttgtaaaacttcttagagtacaagagcaaggaggtcccCACTAGCTAGACAACAGCTGAAATATTGTGTACGCTACACTCGCAAGGATGTGAACGATGTGATTGGATTAAGTGCAGAAGAAGTTTTAAGAATGCTTccaggatgagaaacttcagttatcaggatagattggagatgttGGGACTATTCTGCTTGGCGAGAAGAAGGCTAACAGGAGATTTGGTAGATAGGTTCAAAGTGATGACAGGGCTGTACAGAGTATGTAGAGAGAGACTGTTCCCTATCAtaaaaggattgagaatgagaaggcacagatttaaattgAATTGTAAAAAgagaaatgtgatgtgagaaaagctttttcacacgagtggttcagatctggaatgcattgcctggaggTGTGGTGGATATAGGTTCAATCGATACGTTCAAGAGGGCAattgatgattatttgaatagaaatgaTGTGAAGGGGTACAGGGGAATGTCacaaagtcataatgctcatttggagaaccagtgcagacacgataagCTGAAGGGCTACATTCTGCGCCATAACAGTTCTGtgaagttaatgtttcagatcaatgactaTGAAAGCTGGTAGACCTGAAAAGTTAACTGTTTCTCTTTCCATGATGCTACCTGATCATACATCCAGAATCCAAGTATTTTGTATATTCAAATTTTACAAATAACTAAAGGAAATTTAGGTTACATAAATATGCCAGTGGTTAGAAGAATCATCAGTGTGTAACAtccacaagattcactgcagtaaccCTCCAAGCTTCATTTGGCAGCTCCCTCCagacccacgacctctaccacgtaggaggggcaagggcagcagatgcataggatCATTGCCATCTGCACATTCCCCACCAAGCCATACTCCATTGACTTTGTCAAAaacttggaattcccttcctaaccacactgcgggtgtacctacaccacatggactgcagtgattcaagaagttaGGtaacctccaccttctcaaaggcaattagggatgggaaacaaatgctgacctatccAGCGATGCtaatatcccatgaaagaataaaaaacatcCATCCTGATTATAATCCGGATGGGAGGTTACAGTATGAATatggtgagaagtcttacaacaccaggttaaagtccaacaggtttgtttcaaacactagctttcggagcactgctccttcttcaggtgatcaaCAAATCtaaatttcacctgaggaaggagcagtgctccgaaagttagtgtttgaaacaaacctgttggactttaacctggttttgtaagacttctcactgtgctcatcccagtccaacgccggcatctccacagtaTGAATATGGTATGAGGAAAGTTAAGTTGTGAGCTATAGTGCTGGGAGCAAGTTGGCTTGTAGCATTCACAAACCGAACATTAGTATGAGATGGTTGTGTGCAGGAAGTGAATTCAGAAGCTGTTTGAAGGACAGAGTATCGGTGGGTGCAATGCTGGAGGCTATCCAATGAAAACAGTCAAGGCGAGAAGAGCAGTCACCAATTTTGTGGGTTTATTACTCATGTTGATCAACATTGACCATTTAGGAATTCCGAAATGAAAACTGAAATGCTGAAACATCAAGCTGGAAAAATAAATCTAAAttagcagttttttttttttttgcgacCCAGATGCATTGTCTTCCTGAAACAGCAGGTCCTTTATTCAGATACTGACGGGAGTGCTGTTCGTTTATTTATTAATAATGTGGTTTACATCAAAGTTACTGCTTGGGGACTAACTTGTAGGAATGCTCAGATGATGTGGTTAATGACAAAAtgtttttaattcaataaaatttgAATCCTGTTTGGGCTATGTCTGGTTATGTTTGTTCTTCAGTTTCTAGAAGGGAAGGATCAGAAGACACAGCCCTACCTAAAAAGAagaggaagaaaagaaaaaagaaaactaaCAAGCCACTGAAAAATGTTCAAGCAGTGAATGGGGATCAGCCGAAGACTGTTCAAGGTGGAATGAAAGAGAACCATGTCCAGCAATGTCCCACAGGTGTGTCAACCACGTCTTacaataggcgacagttttagatagagaattggagggccgaaaggcctgttcctgtgctgtaatttttctttgttttttgtagaatGAGTAATAGTTCCCTCATCTCCATTGGGATTGTGAAATTTATCTTGTTTCACAAATGAGGTACTTGGGTTCAACACTTTACACCTTTTATTATTCTTCATTTAGCTCTAGActcgactattccaatgcactcctggctggtctcccacattctcctcTTCCTCCAGGTACCATCCTTAAGAGGGTGTTGGTGATCATAGACTACCAAAGGATTGATCCACGAgtatgcttggcaaagtactgcagtggtttcctgtggccttctgcagtatggctggTCAAGAGACGCTCCTACTCTTACTGACTGCCATCAGACTTATTGCAAAGATTTAAATGTTGCTGATCatcctattttaccatgttaTGAATGCATCTTCCATGACTATCAAGTATTGAAGTAGGACTTGAATCCAGAGTTTTTGGCCCAGAAGGTAGGGACTATGCCACAAAATCTCCAGCTCCCACATTCTACCTTGTGTAAGCTCAAGGTCATCCTCGCCTTCAGTTGGCGAGGTTCcaagtctggaattccctccctacacctctcggCCTCTGTACCTCTGTTCAAGACTATAACTTTTTGACCAAGTTTGTATTCATTTGACCGTTATCTCCTCGAGTGTCTCAGTGTCATAATTTATGACACCTGTGAAGCTCTTGGGATGTTTCGTTATATGAATTTAATTTTTTCTTTATTTCCTTTCTTCACTCCGAACTCCGAGCTTACTCACGTTTTCGCTATgacattaaataaaattgtgaagAAGCATCTTAAAATTATGAAGATTCTCAAAattatattttgttttttaaaaaaaaaaagtcttttgAAATGATTATATTGTTTAAAGCTCTGTCTTTCACATAGGTAATGTAAACTCAGGGCACAGATGATTAGAAATAATAACTCCTGATTTGCTTTCCCAGTCAGCAAAGTGGGGCCGAGCTCCTTTTCAACAGTAAATATTCTGCGTCAGAGACTACATGAGAAAATTCAAGAAAGCCGTGGGCAGGTAGGATATTTTGAAATGCCTTAAATGTTAACGTGCGGGGCATCCTTGGAGTTGAGTTTAAAGACAGCTGGTTAGTCGGTCAATTCTGGAGTGTTTGCAACTCGAGAAGCTCACTTCAGGCAGGAAAAGGGAATgaaaatcgtagaatcatagaatttacagtgcagaaggaggccattcggcccattgagtctgcactggctcttggaaagagcacccgacttaagctcacatctccatcctatcccagtaactgcacctgacctttttggacactagcatGGCCacgccacctaacctacacatctttggactgtgggaggaaaccggagcacccggaggaaacccacacagacacagggagaacatgcagactccgcacagacagtgacctaagccgggaatggaacctgggaccctggaactgtgaagcaacgatggtaaccactatgctaccgtgccgcccaaataaAACAGTATTCCGATGCAATGAAAGATCTACCTGGCTTAGAATAAGATATTGATGATTAGAGCATAACATTTTGCCCGTTTTTGAAGTTTAATGATTACATTTACTCTGACTTGGGGATTTAATAACCAAGCCTTTTAAATTTCAAAGTATAGAGACAATACATTTAATTTTCTATGCTACCTCGTATAAAACAAGGGATTTGGTGGGGTGGCATGCCAGTATAGAgtaaaacctttgctgcacttgcATTGTGAGTAATTTTAGGCTTTTGTGCTCTGCTGTCTGAGCAAATTTATGTGGAATTTCTCTGTGCCGGTATAGTGAGTACACTGATGCTCACAGAGGAGCATTCACAAAGTAAACCATTGATCTCGACCAACCTTTGAGGAAAGGCTGCTCACTGAAGATAGACTGACCTCTTTTTCATTGGCCTAGGGTCAGCCATGTAAAAATCCACTGGATGGGAATAGTCTTTGCACAAATCATTTGCTGGTAGACCTCTAACAGTTTgatcgatcatagaatttacagtgcagaaggaggccattcggcccacagagtctgcacctgcccttggaaagagtaccccatccaagcccacacctccaccctatccccataacccaacctaacctttttgaacacttgagagcaatttagcatggccagcccacctaacctgcacatctatgtactgtgggaggaaaccggggcacccggaggaaacccacgcagacacacggcgaacgtgcagactctgcacagacagtgacccaagccaggaatcgaacctgggaccctggagctgtaaagcaacaatgctaaccactgtgcaaccactgCACCCTGCTTATGGTAATTCTCTTACTCAAGGAAAGTACTTGTTTAGGAATAATTTGGTGGCAAGTGAATTGAAATTAGAGATTTGCTGATTGAAAACCTTTATTTCTACATTGAGCCATACCCATCCTGTATACTTTATGGATAAATGTATTCAAATTTTAGGTCAAGTTTACACAATTTGCCAGTTTGTCACTACAAAGATTTCCATTTACTGCCTTTTTATTGCTCGATCATTAATTGTGCTCTTTCTTGCACCTTTTATCAGGGCAATCCAAAAGGCTTGCCGTCGGAAGAATTGGAGAAGAAACGCCTGCGCAGAAAGCAGGAACGGgcaaggaaaaaacaaaaacgaAAAGAGATACGAATGAAGAAAGAACAGAAGACTGTCCAAGAGGATAGCGCTGCATCAAAGACTGAAGATACAGAGAAAAAGGACATGACTAAGAAAGTGGAAGAGCAATTACTTTTCAATATAGTGAACATGCCATCCGAAGTAGTTAaagacaaaaagctgaagaaaaaggAGAAACGGCAGAGCATTAAAGGTGGCATCACACCCCTGATTGGCAGAAACTACAAGCAGCTCTTATCTAGGTTGGAAACGCAAAAGAATAAGATCGAAGAGTTGAAGAGCAAAGATGAAAGTAAAGCAAAGAAAGTCGTAGCCAAGGTGAAGTGGACCAACCTTCTTTACAAAGCTGAAGGCCTGAAAATCAAAGACAACGAGGAAATGCTGAAAGCATCATTAAAGAGAAAGGAAAAGCACAAATCTCAGCGGCAGAAGAAGTGGGAAAAGCGAACGGAGCATGTTGTCGAAAGGATGGAACGCCGTCAAAATAAGAGGACAAGAAATATACTGAAAAAGAAACAAGCTGTGGTCGAACGGAAGAAGGACAAAGCAAGAAAGAAGGGACGTATTCTACCTGAAGATTTGAAAAAAGCAAAACTTTGAGGAGCGGGTTAAATTTTTCATGTGCCCATAGAAGAGACACTGTGATATGTACTATCCCATGGTGCATCCAATTTTGTGTAAAGCCTTCAGTGATGCTGTGTTGCTCATATTAATGGTTTTCTTAACTGTACTATGTTGAGCAAAGGACCCTGGAGATGTTGATATCTGAACTGATTTTCTGATGACATTGAAAAACATGTGTTTTTACCCTTTGTCTTATCAAATTTATAGTCACAGCAATGTTTTCAGCAAGGGGATTTGGTTCCTCTAGCAGATTCAAATTCTGCACCGGTCACTCGCTGTTAAAAGGATAAAATAATGGCTCCTGGGTGACTGGCATCAATAAAATGGTCCTCCAAAAAAAGTCAACCTATCCGCATGCTGGGAGTGCAGATTATAAATAATGTCCATCTCCAAAATGAGAAACTGACATTTTTCCATATCATTCATCAAACAATCAATGAACCCATGGGCACTTTGGAAAGTACGTCTGATGATAGGCAAACTAGAGCTTGTCAAAACAAAAAAtaatcctaaattgcattattgTGAATTTCTTCTGCATTTTAACTTGCAGTACCATGTAACCTATAACAATGAGGCATTGCTAACATcaatacaaaataaaacatttgtACTATTACTACCAATTTGACTCTTCAGTTTCTAATTCAGTGGATATTCACATTCAAGTGTATCAAAGCTTTGAGATTTTTCCTTTTTGTGTTTTTTCAGATTAGATGTTGATATGTTTTGATACAAAAATGACTTTACCTCACAAAATAAATCTTTCATGTCCCAAGGCATGTAACTTTCAGACCTGCCTGTGTACTGAGGTATACAAAGCAAAATCACCTGATAGACTGAGGTGAGCTGATGTAGAAACTCCATTTTCAGATTGCAGTGGTGACTAGAATGCTCTTTTGAAAATCAAATGACGGGTACATGTAATGCAACCCCACTTTCGTGCTCTCAGTTGATGAAAAGAACACAACTCTTTGGATTATTTTCAGCTGTCACCCTCTGACATTCCAACTTCAAACACCTCATCTTTTATTACTCTTGTCTGAAGCAGTCATATTCAAGTGCAGGTTTTGCCTATCTAAGGTGGGTATTGTGATCCTTTCAGCCTCGAAGCATCTATTCAATTAAAAGCCAAGTCTTCAAAATTTGGGGTTTAAAAATCCATTGCATTTGGTCTGACTTGAACTGGAATTCTAATAACTCTACGTGTTATTTCACCGTACGGTATTgcttctgtaaatactgaccggGTTAGTTCAACTGAGAAACTAGTTACCTGTGTGAA is from Scyliorhinus canicula chromosome 11, sScyCan1.1, whole genome shotgun sequence and encodes:
- the surf6 gene encoding surfeit locus protein 6, translated to MADPSLAAKDKYFQSLGSKICASQNQEQRKRKLVSRREGSEDTALPKKKRKKRKKKTNKPLKNVQAVNGDQPKTVQGGMKENHVQQCPTVSKVGPSSFSTVNILRQRLHEKIQESRGQGNPKGLPSEELEKKRLRRKQERARKKQKRKEIRMKKEQKTVQEDSAASKTEDTEKKDMTKKVEEQLLFNIVNMPSEVVKDKKLKKKEKRQSIKGGITPLIGRNYKQLLSRLETQKNKIEELKSKDESKAKKVVAKVKWTNLLYKAEGLKIKDNEEMLKASLKRKEKHKSQRQKKWEKRTEHVVERMERRQNKRTRNILKKKQAVVERKKDKARKKGRILPEDLKKAKL